In Paludibaculum fermentans, the genomic stretch AGCAGGCGCAGGGGGTAGAGCCACTCAAAGTCAGCCGAACCGGCGCGCGAGATGATGGACGCGGCCAGGATCGCCAGGAACGGCATCAGGTAAGCCGCCACCGGATTGGATCCGTCCGCGATCTCCTCCAGCGGCTCGGCTGCACGTGCGGAGGCGTGCTGGAACATCTCGATCCGGCGGGAGAGGACGCAGAACAGGATGGCGGTGGAGATGAACGCAATCCACCCCGCCTCGGAATGGAAGCCGCCCAGGGCGATCCGGTCCGCGCCGGCGTGCCCGATGAGGATCAGCGCCGCGATGCGGAGCGCGTTCAGCGTCCAGATCAACAAGGCGCCCGCGGGAATCAGGACCAGCGCCGCCGGAACGCGGTATTCCTTGCGGAAGAAGAACAGCCAGGCCACGCTGAACGCCAGGAACAGTCCTACTCCTTCATAGCCGGAGCAGGCCGGGTCGATCGTGACGTTAAAGCGCTCGGTTCCGATCACCGCTTTTGCCGGATTCGAGGTCAGGCCGGGCAGAATCGGCTGAAGAATAAAGCGAACGACCTGAAAGGTGATCGCACTGGACCCCTTCCAGAGGGACGCGGCTGCCGGCCGGGCCGCCGCGGCCACGAAGGCCACCGCCAGGCCCCAACCCCAGCCCCAGCCTACCGAGCGGAGCAGGGCGAGCCAGAAGGCCTTGGGGAGCACCGCCAGCACGAGGCAGGCGACCCCCACCAGTCCGCTGGCCAGCCAGGCTACCGGAAGCCAGATCGGGACACTGCGGGTTGAACCGGCAAAGAGCAGAGGGGAAAGCGCGGCAAATGTGGCCATGCAGACGGCGTGCGCTGCCAGCAGCGGAACCAGCACCGGGCCGGTCTTTGCACGGAACACGGCCAGCAGGCCGCTCGCTCCGCCCTGGCTCAACATGAGAGCCGTAGCGAAGAAGGCGGCTGAAGCCCGCACCAGGATCGCACCCGCATTGCGAATCCACGTGGCCAGCCCACCCTGCGCCGAAAGATCTTCCGTGTCGAGCAGGACGCTCGCAATCAGTAGCTCTGCGAGTAATAGCGCTATAAGAATTGCAAATCGGAGGGCGGACTGAGGCAGAGATCCGAAATGTACATCATTTCGGCGAACGGGAGACGACATGAGAGGGTGTCAGGCGGAAGGGGCGGACGCAGGACTCAGGCGAGTCCCTTGCACCGGCGCAGGCGCCAGTGCAAGGAGACTAGCAGGAAAAACTACCGGCGGCGGCTACGCAGAACCAACACCGCACCCGTCAGAAGGGTGAGGGCGCTGGTGGCGGTCGCACCGCTGATTTCAGGAACGGACTGAGCGGATGCCACAACCCCAAGGCCAACCATGAGGCAGAGCAACCCGAAGGACTTTTGAACCAAACGCGTCATAGCTTGAACTCCTCTGTAAGAATCGGACCGTTCCGAAATGCTATTAGGTACGGGCCCTCCCCGTCAAGGGAAAACTGGCACTTTCTAACGCTGAGGGATCTTTGGTTAGCCCGAACTGGTACTTTCTCTCAAAAATAGTACTTTTGGCGAGGCCAGCAGCTGCCAAGTGGAGCCAAGGTACCGGTAGCACTAGATCTATGTGCCAAGCTTCTCAAGGCTTTATCACCAGTACTTCCGATAGCTGCTTCTTTTCGATGGCAGGCACTTTTGCGTCTCTGGCCGGGTAGCCGACGGGGATCAGCAGGCAGGCGCGTTCGTTCTTCGGCCGCCCCAGGATTGCGGCCAGAAAGCCCATGGGACTCGGCGTATGCGTCAGGGTGGCGAGACCGGCGATGTGGAGCGCGGCAATGAGAAGCCCCGCGGCGATGCCTACCGATTCCTGGACATAGTAATGCTTTACCTTTTGCGCCCCGGCTAGTCCGTAATCCTGCCGAAACACGACGATCAGGTATGGCGCCGTCTCCAGGAACGGCTTCCGCCAGTCGGTGCCGAGGGGGCGCAGCGCGTCCAGCCACTCTCCGGGCATCCGGTGGGCGTAGCTTTCGCGCTCCTCGGCCTCGGCGGCCACGCGGATTTGCCGCTTGGTCTCCACATCGCCGACAACGACGAAGGTCCACGGTTGCTGGTTCGCGCCCGAGGGGGCAGAGGCGGCGCACCGGATCGCCGTCTCGATCAAATGGAACGGGACCGGTTCGTCGCTGAAGTCGCGCACGGAGCGCCGCCGTTGCATCCGGGCATGGAATTCCTCCAGCCGCCTCGTCTGCTCCTCCGGGGACAGGCGCTGAAAGTCCAGGGATAAGAAGGCGGGCTCTGAATCCATAGCTGATGGAAAGGAAGGCGGGAAGCCGGTACGGCGCGGAAAAGCCGAAGTCACTTCCGCTTCAGCCGCGAGCGGCTGAAACTGTGGTCTAAATTACCACGACGGCGTGGCTTTGCTGGATGGCCCGGACGGGTTCAGCCCGCGAGCCGCACAGAATGCCAAACGCGAGGACGGAGGCCAAAACACAGGCCCAGCAATAGTTCCTCATGTCCGGCAGTGTAGCATAGACCTTATGGGTTCATTGCCAGACGAGTTTTACCGCATATCCAAATTGCCACCCTACGTCTTTGCCGTCGTGAACGAAATGAAGGCAAAACTGCGTGCGGCGCAGTATGACGTAGTTGATTTCGGGATGGGCAATCCCGACGGCGCAACCCCGCGCCCCATCGTGAGCAAACTGGCAGAGGCAGCACGGAACCCCAAGAATCATCGCTACTCCGTGTCGAGGGGCATACCTAACCTGCGGCACGAGGTCTGTAAGCGCTACGCCCGGAACTACGGCGTCGAGCTTGATCCGGAAGACGAAGCGATCGTGACCATCGGCTCCAAGGACGCGCTGGCCCACCTGCTGTTCGCCGTCGTTGGACCGGGGGATCACGTCATCACGCCGGCCCCCTGCTACCCCATCCATCAATGGGGTGTCATCATGGCCGAGGGTGAGGCCGTGCCTCTGCCCGTCTCCAATCCAGCCGACTTCCTGAACGGCCTGGAAGATCACTACCGGAAGGCCACCAAGCCGCCGCAGATCATCCTGATGAACTTCCCGCACAATCCCACCACGGCTTGTGTGGATCTCGATTTCTTCAAGGAAGTGATCCGCATGGCCCACCAGCACGGCACCATGGTGGTCCACGACTTCGCCTACGCCGACCTGGGCTTCGACGGCTATCGCGCACCCAGCATCCTGCAGGTGGAGGGGGCCAAGGACGTCGCTGTCGAGATCTTCACCATGTCGAAGAGCTACAACATGGCAGGCTGGCGAGTCGGCTTCTGCGTCGGCAACAAGAAGATGATCAAGGCGCTGGCCCGCATCAAGAGCTATCTGGACTACGGCAACTTCCAGCCTATCCAGATTGCCTCCATCATCGGGCTGCGCGAGTGCGAGGGTGAAGTCGAGAAGATCCGCCACCTTTACGAGAAGCGGCGCGACCTGCTGGTCGACGGACTCAATGCGGCAGGCTGGCCGGTGGAGAAGCCGAAGGGCTCGATGTTCGTTTGGGCTCCGATCCCGGAGGCATTCAAGTCCGCGGGCTCCCTCGAGTTCTCCAAGCTTCTGCTGGAGAAGGCACTGGTCGCCGTCTCGCCCGGTATCGGCTTCGGACCGGCCGGCGACAGCCACGTCCGTTTCGCACTCATCGAGAACCACCACCGGTCGCGCCAGGCAATTCGTTGTATCAAGCAGTTCCTGAAGGACTGCAAGGTAGCCTGACGCTGATATGATCGCGCTATGGCCGCGCGTGAGCAGACCAGGCCTTTGAGGCTCCTCGAACTCCGGGCTCTACCTGCGTCTTCCCTCAGCCGCCTGCTGGGGGAGGAGAAGGCGCGCTGGCTATCGCTGTTGCACTGGGACTTTACGCCGTCCGCGGACCTGGTGACACGCTATGTGTCCATGCAGGCCCTGGACGGCTATGTCCTGGTGGATGACGGGGAGCCGGTCGGCTATGTGTATTGGGTGATGGAGGACCACAAGGGCCTCATCGGCGACCTGTATGTTCGCGACGCCTGGCGCTCGCCCGCCAACGAAAACATGCTGATGGGCGCCGCGCTGGGCCAGTTGCGCCGCTACCCTTGGATCCGCCGTGTGGAAGCCCAGCTTATGCAGCTTTCCATGCGCGGCTCGCAAGTGGCGCCCGCCGGGCTCCATCCGCGCATTTACCCGCGGCATTTCATGCTTGCGTCCGTGGCTGGGGTAGACTCGGCCCGGCCCATCCGCGTGGATCCGGGTATCCAGTTGGAGAACTGGAGCATGCGTTGGCTGGATGCCTCTGCCCAGTTGATTGGGTCCGTCTATGCCGGGCACGTGGATAGCGCCATCAACGACCAGTACAATTCCGACCAGGGCGCCCGCCGCTTCCTTCAGAACATCGTGCAGTATCCCGGCTGCGG encodes the following:
- the xrtE gene encoding exosortase E/protease, VPEID-CTERM system, with the protein product MSSPVRRNDVHFGSLPQSALRFAILIALLLAELLIASVLLDTEDLSAQGGLATWIRNAGAILVRASAAFFATALMLSQGGASGLLAVFRAKTGPVLVPLLAAHAVCMATFAALSPLLFAGSTRSVPIWLPVAWLASGLVGVACLVLAVLPKAFWLALLRSVGWGWGWGLAVAFVAAAARPAAASLWKGSSAITFQVVRFILQPILPGLTSNPAKAVIGTERFNVTIDPACSGYEGVGLFLAFSVAWLFFFRKEYRVPAALVLIPAGALLIWTLNALRIAALILIGHAGADRIALGGFHSEAGWIAFISTAILFCVLSRRIEMFQHASARAAEPLEEIADGSNPVAAYLMPFLAILAASIISRAGSADFEWLYPLRLLAAVVTLWYFRKEYARVDWRFGPVAALVGLAVAALWVWTTPSGAEARAGLPPGFVSMPGPLQVFWVVCRLLAAVVTVPIAEELAFRGYLMRRVADADFESVDWRKFAWLPFLVSSIAFGAMHESRWLAGIVAGAAYALVQIHRGRLGDAVLAHAVTNAALAALVWYTGDWRYW
- a CDS encoding nitroreductase family protein; translation: MDSEPAFLSLDFQRLSPEEQTRRLEEFHARMQRRRSVRDFSDEPVPFHLIETAIRCAASAPSGANQQPWTFVVVGDVETKRQIRVAAEAEERESYAHRMPGEWLDALRPLGTDWRKPFLETAPYLIVVFRQDYGLAGAQKVKHYYVQESVGIAAGLLIAALHIAGLATLTHTPSPMGFLAAILGRPKNERACLLIPVGYPARDAKVPAIEKKQLSEVLVIKP
- a CDS encoding aminotransferase class I/II-fold pyridoxal phosphate-dependent enzyme; this encodes MGSLPDEFYRISKLPPYVFAVVNEMKAKLRAAQYDVVDFGMGNPDGATPRPIVSKLAEAARNPKNHRYSVSRGIPNLRHEVCKRYARNYGVELDPEDEAIVTIGSKDALAHLLFAVVGPGDHVITPAPCYPIHQWGVIMAEGEAVPLPVSNPADFLNGLEDHYRKATKPPQIILMNFPHNPTTACVDLDFFKEVIRMAHQHGTMVVHDFAYADLGFDGYRAPSILQVEGAKDVAVEIFTMSKSYNMAGWRVGFCVGNKKMIKALARIKSYLDYGNFQPIQIASIIGLRECEGEVEKIRHLYEKRRDLLVDGLNAAGWPVEKPKGSMFVWAPIPEAFKSAGSLEFSKLLLEKALVAVSPGIGFGPAGDSHVRFALIENHHRSRQAIRCIKQFLKDCKVA
- a CDS encoding GNAT family N-acetyltransferase produces the protein MRLLELRALPASSLSRLLGEEKARWLSLLHWDFTPSADLVTRYVSMQALDGYVLVDDGEPVGYVYWVMEDHKGLIGDLYVRDAWRSPANENMLMGAALGQLRRYPWIRRVEAQLMQLSMRGSQVAPAGLHPRIYPRHFMLASVAGVDSARPIRVDPGIQLENWSMRWLDASAQLIGSVYAGHVDSAINDQYNSDQGARRFLQNIVQYPGCGYFSNAASWVALNRRGQVVGMSLASKVASQIGHIAQLCLSRELQGGGAGYEMLRRSMLALAADGCREVSLTVTASNERAIRLYERFGFRAIYHFEALVWETFWT